In Chrysoperla carnea chromosome 2, inChrCarn1.1, whole genome shotgun sequence, the following proteins share a genomic window:
- the LOC123293114 gene encoding uncharacterized protein LOC123293114, translated as MPNRPKVIKYVLNAIVELGDKNGSPLTSIIDLVRTNIAIDDVKPRPHNIALHTRRALQMAIEEGLVVEPIRGRYKLVVDEEDTFIPRIRPTICKNQCQKTTPSSKPNDNLDNHDNPNLDNTKVDGIVYCSSCGGKRRNKCTRAKPDKCGGKRCKRSKCSKCCKSKRRCGENRGGCSECRPPPIPRTPCTPPTPRQPCPPSPPCPPKTPCDYFENEGFDCQAENPLQDDRNDQKSQTPRPINNRNCRRSIDALPPENENELCRGEKILQLDSDGKELTIEKLYFGPGSLDQCPLINPHEPAEQMDSADPTDGSNNKKTQDLMNEYII; from the exons ATGCCAAACCGACccaaagttataaaatatgttctaaATGCAATCGTCGAATTGGGTGATAAGAATGGTTCACCATTAACAAGTATTATTGACCTAGTAAGGACAAATATTGCAATTGATGATGTAAAACCAAGACCGCATAATATTGCTTTACATACACGGCGTGCATTACAAATGGCTATTGAAGAAGGTCTTGTTGTGGAACCAATACGTGGTCGATATAAACTTGTTGTAGATGAGGAGGATACATTTATACCAAGGATTCGTCCAACAATATGTAAAAATCAATGCCAAAAAACAACACCCTCATCGAAACCGAATGATAATTTGGATAACCATGATAATCCTAATCttgataa tacaaaaGTGGATGGTATAGTGTATTGCTCGTCATGTGGGGGTAAAAGACGTAATAAATGCACGAGAGCTAAACCAGATAAATGTGGTGGTAAGCGATGTAAACGATCAAAATGCTCAAAATGCTGCAAAAGCAAAAGACGCTGTGGTGAAAATCGAGGCGGATGTTCTGAGTGTAGACCTCCACCTATTCCTCGAACACCTTGTACTCCACCAACACCAAGACAACCATGCCCACCTAGTCCGCCATGCCCACCGAAAACACCTTGTGATTATTTTGAGAATGAGGGTTTTGATTGTCAAGCAGAAAATCCTTTACAAGATGATCGCAATGATCAAAAATCGCAAACACCTCGAcctataaataatagaaattgtCGTCGAAGTATTGATGCATTACCTCCTGAGAATGAAAATGAATTGTGTCGtggagaaaaaattttacaactagattctGATGGGAAAGAGCTCACAATTGAAA AATTGTATTTTGGTCCTGGATCTCTTGATCAATGTCCATTAATAAATCCACATGAACCTGCAGAACAAATGGATTCTGCTGATCCTACAGACGGGAGTAACAACAAGAAAACACAAGatttaatgaatgaatatataatttaa